TACTCTTGCCGGCACCATTCGGGCCGATAAAGGAAGTGATTTGACCTTTCGGGATCGTAACCGACACGTTATCAACGACTTTTTTGCCGCCATACACTTTCGATACGTTCGTAACCTGGATCATGCTTTACTCTCCTTTAGTAGCAGGTATATGAAGTAGACACCGCCGATGAAATTGATGATGACGCTGAGCGTTGTAGAGAACGTAAACACCCGTTCTACAACCAATTGACCGCCGACCAGTGCAATAATGCTAATCAGTATGGATGCTGCAATTAAATATGAATGCCTGTACGTCTTCATAACTTCGTACGCAACATTGACAACCAGGAGCCCGAGGAATGTGATCGGCCCTACCAAAGCGGTAGCCACCGAGATCAGAACGGCAACCACAATCAGAAGCCGCTTCACAACATAATCATAATTCACGCCGAGGTTGATCGCCTGCTCACGGCCAAGCGCCAGCACGTTCAGGTACTTGGCAAATCGGGCAAAGTACAGCAAGGTCAGCACAACGACAATGACGGACAGGACCAGAAGCTCGGTCTTCACATTGTTAAAGCTGGCAAACATTTTGTCGGCCACAAACTGGAACTCGTTCGGGTCAATCAACACTTCCATAAAAGAAGACATGCTCGAGAACAGGGTTCCAAAAATCATGCCGATCAGCAGCAGGAAGTAAATGTTGTTTCCTTCCCTTTTGAACAGAATCTTATATAAGACTCCGGCGAATAGGATCATCCCGCCGACGTTGATCAGAAAGTTAACATTGCTGCCCAGTTTGTACAGCGTGAAGGATCCGAAGACGAAGATGACGGTGGTCTGGATCAGTACATATAAGGAATCTAATCCCATAACGCTTGGCGTCAGTATCCGGTTATTCGTGACCGTTTGAAACACCGTGGTAGACAGAGCGATCGCTCCGCCGGTCAGAATGATGGCAAGCACCTTCTTGATTCTTCTTGGAAGCGCGTAATCCCAATTGCCGCCAAGATCAATGAACAGAAAGACTGCCACCAGGATGATTGCCGCTGCGGCCAACAGGCCGAGTTTGGCTTTATAAGTCATAAGCCTTTCTCCTCATCAGTAAGAAAATGAATATACCGCTTCCGAGTACGCCCACGGTTAGACTAATCGGAATTTCATAGGGATAAATAATGATCCGGCCCAGGATGTCACAGAACAGTACGAACCCGGCCCCCAGCAGCGCGGTATGCGAAAGGCTTTTTTTCAAGTGGTCTCCTAAGTACAAACTGACAATATTAGGTATGATCAGACCAAGAAACGGAATCACGCCGACCGTCAGCACGACAGATGCCGTAACCAGCGCCACGATGACCAATCCCAGATTCACAACTCTCCGGTAGTGAAGACCCAGGTTGGTTGCAAACTCCTCTCCCATTCCGGCCACCGTAAACTTGTTGGCGAACAGATACGCCAGAATCAAAAGCGGGATACTAATATAGAGCATTTCATACTGGCCCTTCATGATCATGGAAAAATCACCCTGAAGCCATGCGGACATATTCTGAATAAGATCATATTTGTATGCAAAGAAGGTGGCTATCGAACTCACGATATTACCAAACATCAGCCCTACGAGCGGGATGAAGATCGCATCCTTAAACTTAATCCGATCCAGTATCTTCATGAAGATAAAGGTTCCTACCAGAGCGAATACAAATGCCACGAGCATTTTGATAAGCGGACCGCTTGTCGTGAAGACGAGCATGGCTACCAAAATCCCCAGTCTGGCAGAGTCCATCGTACCTGCCGTGGTCGGCGATACGAACTTATTGCGGCTGAGCTGCTGCATGATCAATCCGCAGATACTCATGCTGACACCCGCCAATATAAGACTGACAAGCCTAGGAATCCGGCTTACAAGCATAATATGCTGTTGTTGTTCTGTCATCGAGAACAGTTGCAGTGGCGAGATATCTTTAACTCCAATAAATAATGAGATTATCGAGAGTACCACAACGGCTGCAAATAAGTATCTAATCTTCATGGCTCTTCCTTCTATGCGTATGTCTCTAAAATATCCGGGATCTCGCAATTTTCAACGCCATTCTCATTGAGATTGATTATCAATCGCGCTCTGATATGCATTATATCATCCTCATTCTGGCTCGACAAGGGTAATTGAGAATCAAAATCAATTAATTTGTTCATACTTGTATATTTTGTTCATGAATTGTTCATAATATGAAGTTTCGAGAAGACATAGCTAATATCCTCAGGTAGGAAGCACTCCTTTCGTTTAAACCTCCATATAATGAAGCTTCTCAAAAAGCCAAACGGATTCAATTCATATTTAATATATAAGGGAAATTATATTTAATCAAAAGTCGTTGACAATTACTCTAAGTTATATTAATATACTAACATAAATATTATTCCTAACTAAACGTAAGTTAATATGGAATGATAATTAAAAATATTGCTAAATAAGCAACATGCATATTTGCTTGAAGTAAAGGACATCTTCTTATCAGGCGAATGCAAATTCGATTACACCAGGAGGTTTTTTTTCAATGTCTAAAGATTTTTCAACTGCACTCAAAAGTCGCCGTTCTTATTACGGGATTAGCAAAGAATCCGTTATCTCGGACGAGCGTATTCAGGAAATCGTAAACGAAGCGGTTAAGTATACCCCGTCTTCTTTCAACTCTCAAAGTGCACGCGTCGTTGTATTGCTTGGCGAACAGCATGATAAACTGTGGAACATCACGGAAGGCATCCTGAAAGAAGTCGTTGGCGATGAAGAAGCATTCAAATCCACTGCCGACAAAATGGGCGCATTCCGCGCTGGTTACGGTACGGTATTGTTCTTCGAGGACAACAACGTCATTGCCGGGCTGCAACAGAACTTTGCCGCTTATGCCGACAACTTCCCGATTTGGTCCAACCAATCCAACGGCATGCTGCAATTTGTAGTATGGACATCCCTTGAAGCAGAAGGTCTGGGCGCATCCCTGCAGCACTACAACCCGCTGATCGACGAAAAAGTAAAATCCGAATGGAACATCCCGGAAAGCTGGAAGCTGCTTGCTCAAATGCCTTTCGGTAAGCCGGTTGCTGAACCAGGCGAAAAAGAATTTGCACCGCTTGAAGATCGCGTAAAAGTATACAACTAATTAAATAGATGAAAAAAGGCCGCCTCCCTAAGTTCCCGCAACTTGGATAGGCGGTCCTTTTATAATGGGCAAAGATTGAAAAACCGATCACTAAGCGATACAATTAGTCAAGTAAGAACCCTCGAACTTCTAAGATAACAGAAGCTCCGGGCAAACTTGCGATAACCAACTACATAGAATGTTGGCTGTACTAGGGGTGCCATGTGCTGAGAGACGGCGGTTTGCCGTTAACCCTTAACACCCGATCTAGGTCATACTAGCGTGGGGAAGTGTAGCATTTATGTTTATTTCTTTTCGTAGGCATAACTGCACTTTCTTCACGGGGTGCGGTTTTTTTGCGTGGACTTATATCATGGGGAGGAAATAACAATGAATGAGCTTGTATGCGGAACCAGTCGGATCGTTGGGTGCCGGTTCTCGGTATTTCCCATGACGGACCGGTTTGTGGAGGTCATCATGGGCGCACTACATTCCGTAGATACGGGGAAGGTATGGATTCAGACAGATGATGTGAGCACCTGTATTCGTGGACGTGCAGAGCATGTCTTTGATGTTACAAGGGCGATATTCGCCTATGCTGCAGCGAGTGGCGTGCATACCGTTTTTAATGGTACTTATTCCATCGGTTGCCCCGGAGATACGGACGCCGATGTATATATGACCGAGGATTCGACTCTCTTAAACAACGACATCGGGGAACATGCCGATATTGAGACTGCTTGCCAATTCGCTCTATACCCCATGGGTACCGATGACTACATGGATGTCATCTACGGTGAAGTTAATCGTACGAAGGCAGCCGGGACATTCGCCGGAAGCGTTCATTACGCCAGCCGATTGGATGGGTCTCTGGCCCAGGTGTTTGGATCCCTTGAAGAGGCTTTTTTACATGCGATTCAATCTGACAGCAGCCATTTGGTCATGACTGCGGTTGTGTCCGCACACAGCCCTTCGGTCAAAGCCGCATCGAATTGAGCTTTATTGAGGCAGACAAAAGCCCGGCAAGCGCCGGGCTTCCTGTCACTACTGCCAAGAATCTTGACGGTTTAAACCCAAGCACTCAAGATAATTACGAGCAGGATAAAGAGAACCAAAATAATTCCTACTGAATTGTTCCATCCACCGCCGCCATATACTCCGCTCATGAAGATCCCCTCCTGGATTTAAAGAATGACGTGATGTAATCACACTATTATAGTATTTCCCGTCTCGTGCTAGTGTCACGGCTAATGTACCCCTCTTTTTATATTGGCAAGGAAATTCTATTCGTCATAACCAATGAGAAGCTTGCCTCCGTACGGATGGAGCATTTCCTCGGTGAATGCCATAAGAACTGAAGGATCATCCTGGCGATACATCGCCGTGAGCGCTGCTTCCAATCGTTCTCCCAAGATCGAGTCATAGCGGTTGAACAGACGGAACAGCGTTTTCCCTTCACCCGTCCACTCCCGGTTCACCCTAAGTACAAAATCACAGAGAATCGCCGCTATTTTGTGCACCGTAAACCACTTTTCGGCATCCCTTCGGGGACTCTGCAAATCCAGCAGGTACTCGGTTAGCATATAACGGTATTCGTTAATGTCGGTTAGCATCAAGGGCATGGGTCCGTAATTCAAGTCGCTTCGAGCTTCCGCCTGCACCTCTTCTCCCTCAGGCAGCGCGTGCAGCACCGTCCCTTCTACGACCATCCGCTGCAATGAAGGATTCGCCGCGATCACTCCCTCATCGAAATATTCGCGATAGGAGGATAAAGACAATATAAATATTTCCGCGATCCACCCATGTGCCTCTATCGTCTTCCTGCTGAAATCATGACCATCCCGTTCAATGACTATGATGTCCAAATCGGATTGTTCGTTATATTCACCTCTGCTCGCGCTGCCGCCAAGCACAGCAAGCAAACAGTCGGGATAATCGTATTGTATGATGCGTTCCGCTGCCTCTACCGGTTCCATCCTCATGACGTTTCCTCCAGTATGATTCTGATCCTCCCGAAAAAAGGGCTCAAAATATCTAATTCAGCTAAAACCCTAAACGTACCTGAATCATATGGTAAATAAATAAACGATTACCCTCATGTTGATGACAAGGAAGAAGGGATAGATGAGATGAACTATATTCATATGCTCTCCAAATTAGGTATGGGCAGTGCCCACCCGGGAGGATTCGAGGCAACCCTCCGAATGCTGAAGAATTATCCCATTCAACCGGGCAGCCGCATTTTGGAGGTCGGGTGTGGAACGGGCAGAACTGCATGCCATCTCTCGGAGATGGGGTATCAAGTAACGGCCATTGACTTGAACGAAAATATGATCAAAAAAGCCCGTGCAAGAGCCGAAGCGATGGAAATCGACGTGCAATTCCAACAAGCGGATGTATGCGCATTGCCTTTCGAGGACAACCAATTCGACCTAATCATGGCCGAATCCGTTACCGTATTTACGGATACTACGAAATCACTGCCCGAATATTACCGCGTTCTGGATCATGGAGGCGTCCTGCAGGACAGAGAATTGCTGCTTGATAAACCCATGCCGGAGGCAAAACTTCAGGAACTGCTCGAATTCTTCGGAATTCCTAATCTCATGATGAGGGAAGAATGGGCGGACTCCCTCTTGGCTTGCGGGTTTAAACAGGAAGAAATTCTGGAGTACAACCACTTCAATGACCAGTTAAAGGAAGAGCAAACACGTCATCTGGATACATTTGAACAGCGCGATAAAGGACTCCTGTTCGATGTGGCGCTCTGGGAAACGTTGTTCAAGCATGACCGCATGATCCTGGATAATACCGATTATCTCGCTTCCGCCTTATTCCGGGCTGTAAAATAAAATCACTTCATATCTGTGCATCAAGTGGGGATTCGCATATTTGCTGCGCATCCCCTCTCCCTCCTCAATTTCGGTCCTTTCGACCTAATCCAACACTTTTTGTCAATTCGTTATATCTAGTTTTGCCTGTCGATGCTATAATCATGGTAAATATATCCTATGTTGTTGAGGAGGACTCATTCTTATGGCATGGTTCAACAGACTCCCTATCTCGCGAAAAATTACCGCAGCCTGTTTTCTCATTGCCGCTTTGTTTGCGGTTCCAATGCTGCTTGCATTTATTCTAATGGGTAAAGCAATCATTGGCGTGGTCATCGTCGTGGCACTAACCGGTTTTACTTTTCCTCTTTCTCGTCTTATTGAGAAAACGCTTACCAATTCCTTTGCGGAGATCTCCAGCGTTTCCGCCAAAATCGCCAAAGGCGACTTCACCTTCCAGGTAGAAGAGGTTGGGGGCATGAACGATCTCAGCCGAACGTTCAACAGCATGGTGGACAAGCTTCGAAAAATATTGCAGGAAACCTCGGATATCACCCGCCAGGTCATGTCGTCAAGCTCCAACATCTCGATTAAAAACCAGGAGCTCATTCAAGTGATGAATCAAGTCTCCTTATCTTCCAATGAGCTTGCTGTCGGCGCGAACGAAATATCGGAAGACGTAGCCGAAATGACGCATTCCATCGGTGAGATCGAAGAGAAGGTCAGCAATTATACGCATTCAACCCAGGAAATGAATACCCGTTCGATCGAAACGCTGGGACTGGTTGAGCAAGGAAGGGACTCCGTTGCCAAGCAGTCTGCAGGGATGCAGCGTAATATTGACGCAACAGCAAAGGTCTCGGAATCCATAGATGCGCTGGCTAAGAGCGCCAGGGGAATTACGCAGATCACGGAGACGATCTCGGAACTTGCCGATCAGACCAATTTGTTATCCTTGAACGCATCCATTGAAGCGGCAAGGGCAGGCGAGCATGGCGCTGGCTTTGCCGTTGTCGCCCAAGAGGTGCGTAAATTGGCTGAGGAATCCACATCATCGACAAGAGAAGTATTCAATCTCGTACGGAGCATCGAATCGGACGTCAAACATGCAACTCAGAACATAAAAATTAATGAAGAGGTCGTCAGGCAGCAAACCGAAATGATCCGTGAAGCTGAGCTGGTGTTCATGGAGATTGTAAACAGTGTGCAGTATATTTCGGAACAGATCTCCGCTTTCTCCAAGGAGAGCGAATCCATGCTGGAAAGTGCGAAGAGCATTTCTTCCGCAATTCAGAATATATCGGCGATTACGCAGCAATCCGCCGCAGGCACGGAGCAGGTGTCGGCATCCATGAATGAGGGCATCTCATCGATCCAGAAGATGGCCGAGGAAGCAGAAGCGATGAATAATGCCGTCTTCCGGCTGCAAAAAACGATCAACATTTTCAAATTTTAAGTAGGGTACAGCCTACATCATGTCTATTACTTTCGAAGCAGCAAACGAACCGAAAATGCGAAAAATGGCTGTGCAAGGATACCATCCTGAGCACAGCCATTTCTTCATTGGACACATTTTTTTAATCTGACGAACCATCCGTGTGAGCAGACCCTTCATATGGGACAGCTCCCTTTTGTATCATGTCAAGTACACCTGAATTATTGCTCGCTCCATAACCGCGCGATATTCACAAGCCGCCCTTCTTCAAACTCGACTCGATATATATCCGGCAGCGTCATTCCTTGCCAGAAATGATAATCGAATCGTTGATCATAATGCTGCAGCATAAGTGTCATAATGTCGCCGTGCGTGCCAATCACGACACGCTTTCCTATATGCGCATTCAAGATTTCCTCTAGCACCTGGACTGCTCGGCTTTGCGCGATTTTGCTGGATTCCCCTCCGGGGAAGGACGTAGTTTGATCCTGAAACAGCATCTTTTTGGCATCGAGGAATGAATGCCCCTGAAAATCCCCGACTTTCCGTTCTCTTAAGTCCTCTTGCTCCGCAATCGGGAGTCCTAAAGCATCCGCCAATGGTTGGACCGTGTCCCTGGCTCGCTGATAAGGGCTTGAAGTAATAGCGTCAATCCCTTCACCCAGGAGCAATTCCTTGACTCGAACCGCAGCGAGGGAGCCCTCCGCGGACAATCCCCGCGACCTTTCCTTCCCATCGATAAAGGGAGATTCCGCATGTCTTACAAAATAGATAGTCGTCATCCTTCGACCTCTGCTTCTTTATGAGCCTCACCCTTTAATACGGGCTCCATCATCATCTCTACAAACGGTGTTAACGGTAACACCCCCAATGACTCCAAGGGAATCCATTTGGCCCCTAATGAGTCTTGGCCGTCACCGTCCGTTTTGATAACAGCTTGAAGATCCAACAGCTCGACATCATACATGATACCAATGTGATGCAGCTCTTCCATCTGATTCGCCTCATACTGATATACGATCGTGTAAGATACAGCCGTCCGAATGCTCCCCTTAATCGGAGAAAGCCCGGTTTCCTCTAAAAATTCGCGCTGCAGCGTATGCTCCGGCTCTTCTCCGAACTCAATGGAGCCGCCCGGTAAATCCCACTTCCCCTTGTGCGGTCCTCTCGCTTTCTGGATCAACAGGATATGATCATGCTGAATCAGTATTCCATAAACACCGAGATGCGTATGTTTCACCACGGTCAACAACCTCCTTTTCTTGCAGTGAAGGTAATCCATTGACTTCGGAAAAGTACGTCTCTCCCATCCTTCACTTCCTGAATATCCTGCTGCACCTGCCGCCTCGTTAAGATCTCCCATTCCGAATACAGCTCATCAAGGATGGAAAAGGCTTTGTCGGCGGATAGATTCAACTCGATTAAGCCTGCCTCCTCCAAACCCGTTTCCTGATCGATTTCCTTTACCTCGGTGCTCATCAATATGCAATGTACGCCCTGCTCCACGGTTCCAGCCTGCATCTGTTTGATCTTGGATACAAAGGCTTCCTCGGAGCTCATATGCTCCAGACATGAGCATGCGATGACGTAATGATAAGTATCCTCGGTAATTTCATAGTGTTCTACGTCTGCCACAAGTGCCTCAAGATTTGAGCTTACGCCATGCAATTCGGCATACTGCCGCAGCTTGTCAACTGCCGATGGCAGCAGATCCACGCAGATGACCTTCCCGTTAACCGCTTGGATCCGCTGCGCAACCGGGATGCTGTTACGCCCGACGCCACAGCCTAGATCCAGTACCCGCACCTCATGAAACGGCAATAATTCCAAATGATCCAGGACCGTCTGAACGGGCTTGGCTAACCAGCTCCCAGGTTGAAACAGTACGGCTTCTTCGTACAATGTCTCGTGATACGATATTTCCTTTTCACGTGCGCGGTTGAATATGTCCATGCTATATCCCCTTGTTCTGGCCGTTATAACGTCACTTCCATATAGACAAGCTCATTTTCTTGCTCACTGCAACTCCTGCTAGGATACCTTTTTCTAATCTTCGCTTATCGTTAGCTGCGGCCACTGATCCTTCCATTGCTTCTTTCCTACCCGCTCCAAATAATAGCGTCGCTTATGAAAGTTAGGGCATCTGCGAACCCGAAGCGCAAATAAATCCTCCAGTCCGTAAGGACAGCAGAGCTCAAGCTCTCCTTCGGCGTTCAGCCTTGCCCCGACCGCGGTAGCCGTCTCCGTCCAATGAGCTAACGCATCATAGGTCGAGTGATAGGGTTCATCTCCATTCTTCACATGCATTCTGGCCTGATTCTTGACCGACCATTTCGGGTTCCCCGTGGTTGTTCTTAGAAGCTCTTCCAATCGAATATCCCGCGCTTCAGACACATCTTCCGGATCGAAATACACCACATCGATATCCGTATGCCGATCCGTCCCTTCTAACCCATGAAGCAAGTCCCACACATAATTTCGGATGTAGCCTGCAGCAATATAGCATTGCGGCAGCCCTAAGTCACGAACGATGTCCAAATCCGTCATCAATTGCTGATGCTGGCTTATGTACTCCTTTAACCGTTTCTCTAACATACCATCCACCGCCAATGACCTAAATTCTTCTCAGCCCTCTTACCATTCAGCTGCCACATGTTCTTATATTAGTTAGCTGCAACTTGAATAAGAGCGTACCCTAAAATCCTGTATTCGTGTAAAAAAGCATAGACCGCTTCACGAAGAGAAGGAAACGGTCTATGCACACTCATAGATATAACTATTATATTCCAGATAATCCCTGAACGGCAAGAGAGAGCAGGGATTATGGGACGCAGCGGGTGATACCCGAGCTGCATGTTGGACAGAAATCTGAGCATGCATGCGCCATAACTGCTTCAACTTGAGCCAGATTGACTTCGGTATGCTCATGTGAGAGAGCTTATAAGCCGGATTTCGGACAGCCATGCACGAAATAATCCCACTACCGAACAATCAAGCCCAGTGGTGCTAGCTACACAGCCGCGTCCACCCGCTCCTGCGAAGCGCCGTCGCAGCGCTTGCACACTTTCAGGGCAGTCCCGTCCGATTTGGTTCGGGGATACAACAATTTCGTTCGGGTACTCTTGCACACCGGACATGTACCGCGCGCGCGAGTTGGTAGGTTCCACAAGGATTTGCCTCTTTTTTGTTTTGCCATTAGTCAGATACCCCATTTCATAGATTCATTATTATCACTCTTACTTATATGAAAGGGTTCAGCAGAACATGTCGGGCAGCTCCATTTAGATCTCACATACCATCGCTCACAACCATTGCAACCTCATCAGATCCGGAATAGATGGTGGATCGCCCTCATGGTATGTCTCCGTCGCACATTAGAAAAACGAGTGGGTAAGATAACAAAAGCGAGAAGGCAATGAAGACGCCCTCCCGCTTGTGCAACGAATTACTTATTTATAAAAGCCAGAATCTCTTCCTTGGACGGTATGGAGGCTTGTGCGCCTGGCCGGGTCACCGTCAATGCAGCCGCAGCAGTTGCAAACTGAAGCGCTTCTTCCGTTTCCAGCCCCTCCGTGCAAGCTGCCGCATAAGCACCGATGAAGGTATCTCCTGCCGCCGTGGTATCCACGGGTCTGACGTGGAAAGCCGGAACGGTGAAACGCTCACCTTGTGCATTCCCATAGAAGCAGCCTTGCTCGCCAAGGGTGATGATCACGTTGGAGGTGCCTCTGCCGATAATCGACGCTGCAGCCGCATCGGCTGAAGCAGTGTCCTCCACCTTTAGGCCGCTTACCACTTCGGCTTCCGTCTCGTTCACAATCAAGGTATCGATCAACGGTAACACGTTATGAGGGATCTTTCGCGCAGGCGCCGGATTCAACCAGACGCGAACGCCTGCCTTGTTAGCCGATTGGATAACATACTGCGTCGTCTGCCATGGAATTTCATTTTGCAGCAGTACAGCATATACTCCATCCCACTTCACCTCAGTCGCAACATCTTCTTCAGTCAACCGCCCATTGGCTCCTTCCGACAACACGATATAATTCTCGCCCGCCTCGTTAACCGTGATGATCGCCATCCCCGAGGTGCCTGTCTTGGAGAGGACGGATGTAACGCCAACCCCGCGCTCCTCCAAGGAAGCAACCAGGGTATTCCCAAAAGGATCAAGACCGACCGCGCCGACCATGACACAATCCGCACCTACTGAGGCTGCAGCCACAGCCTGATTCGCTCCTTTACCCCCAGGAAAAAAAGATGTGCCGCTGCTATGAATCGTTTCTCCCGGCCGGGGAAACTGCTCTACATTACTCACAACATCCATATTAATGCTTCCAATGACAACTAGCTTGCGCAAAGATAACCTGCTCCCTTCTCTTAAACCAACTTCGGCTCTGATGTACGGACGTGAACATCCCTGATCTCATTCTCACCATCCTCCAAGCAGCCAAAGCCGAACATGCCATGACCATAGGCGGTGTCCTTGCATTCTAGCACATGGTCTCCATTAATATACAAGATGAACCGATCCTTCTCGGACACCAGCTTCAGGCGGTATTCTTTACCCCATTCCCAATCGTATCTTGCCGTAATCAGACGCTTGATCCCGAAGTCCTGTTTGATAAACGATACGGAATTCGGACCGTCGAACCCGGCCAGATAATGCCGCATGACCCCCTGCGCCCTCGTAATCAGGCAATGGCTGGTGCCTGATATTGGTCTAATGGTCGCTTCAATCTCCATATCTCCTGCATAGTAATTGCCGGAATAGGACGAGGTATCTCCTTCAGATATACAATGCAGTGCTCCCTCACGCAACTCCCAGTTTCCTCGATGATGCGAGAATGGAGTGACAGAAGCGAACTCTTTGGCCTGCTTGGCAAAATCGATCGTATAATCCGCAGCTCCCGTGATGCGGAATTGACCGACGAACAAACTACCGATAGCGCGGTTCAAGAGCGGCGACGGGCTCTCGAGTATCCAGCCGATCTCATCAATCATGGCGCTTTCGGTATCCGGAATGACGAATTGAATCGTATTCCACTCTCCGCCAACCGGAGTAACGGCCTCAAGACACACATCTTCCTGTATAAAAGTATTCCGTACGTACGGTGTCAGTCTTACCGGTTCGCCTTCCCACTGATCCACATAAATTTGGGCGGATACGGTCTGCCCGCTATAGGCCAGGGGGGCAAAGGTCGGCTTATATTTCTCATCGTTAAACTCCGCCCGGCGATAGAACGGTTTATAGTAGATTTTGCTGCTGTCGCCTTCTACCAGTCGGTCAAAGACCACTTCCAAGGATCCTCTGCTATCATACGTATTCTTGGTTGAATGGCGCAAGACAGGCGTCTTGAACGAATTGCTTGTCCGAAAGCCGTGCGTGGACCCCGGCAGGTCGAAATCGAAATACACCTCGCCTTGCTTCACCCGCGACACCAACGCTTCGGGGGCCTTCTCTCCATTGAGGCGATAGCCAAGCAGTGCAAGCTCTTTGGCAAATGTCGGGAAATCCACCAGATTCAAATAACCGGATACACTCGAAGCCACGATGAAGTCATTGATCGGCTTGCGATAATGATCCGGAATCCCCGCCAGGCCGCCGTAAACGCCTAGGATCGTGCCCACGTTTCCGGCGTTGCAATCGGTGTCCCAGCCACACATCGATGCGATCTCGACCGTGCGCGCAAAATCCCCCTCGCCATACAGAAG
Above is a window of Paenibacillus sp. FSL K6-1330 DNA encoding:
- a CDS encoding ABC transporter permease, whose product is MKIRYLFAAVVVLSIISLFIGVKDISPLQLFSMTEQQQHIMLVSRIPRLVSLILAGVSMSICGLIMQQLSRNKFVSPTTAGTMDSARLGILVAMLVFTTSGPLIKMLVAFVFALVGTFIFMKILDRIKFKDAIFIPLVGLMFGNIVSSIATFFAYKYDLIQNMSAWLQGDFSMIMKGQYEMLYISIPLLILAYLFANKFTVAGMGEEFATNLGLHYRRVVNLGLVIVALVTASVVLTVGVIPFLGLIIPNIVSLYLGDHLKKSLSHTALLGAGFVLFCDILGRIIIYPYEIPISLTVGVLGSGIFIFLLMRRKAYDL
- a CDS encoding NUDIX domain-containing protein — its product is MVKHTHLGVYGILIQHDHILLIQKARGPHKGKWDLPGGSIEFGEEPEHTLQREFLEETGLSPIKGSIRTAVSYTIVYQYEANQMEELHHIGIMYDVELLDLQAVIKTDGDGQDSLGAKWIPLESLGVLPLTPFVEMMMEPVLKGEAHKEAEVEG
- a CDS encoding YkoF family thiamine/hydroxymethylpyrimidine-binding protein; this translates as MNELVCGTSRIVGCRFSVFPMTDRFVEVIMGALHSVDTGKVWIQTDDVSTCIRGRAEHVFDVTRAIFAYAAASGVHTVFNGTYSIGCPGDTDADVYMTEDSTLLNNDIGEHADIETACQFALYPMGTDDYMDVIYGEVNRTKAAGTFAGSVHYASRLDGSLAQVFGSLEEAFLHAIQSDSSHLVMTAVVSAHSPSVKAASN
- a CDS encoding class I SAM-dependent methyltransferase, which encodes MNYIHMLSKLGMGSAHPGGFEATLRMLKNYPIQPGSRILEVGCGTGRTACHLSEMGYQVTAIDLNENMIKKARARAEAMEIDVQFQQADVCALPFEDNQFDLIMAESVTVFTDTTKSLPEYYRVLDHGGVLQDRELLLDKPMPEAKLQELLEFFGIPNLMMREEWADSLLACGFKQEEILEYNHFNDQLKEEQTRHLDTFEQRDKGLLFDVALWETLFKHDRMILDNTDYLASALFRAVK
- a CDS encoding methyl-accepting chemotaxis protein — translated: MAWFNRLPISRKITAACFLIAALFAVPMLLAFILMGKAIIGVVIVVALTGFTFPLSRLIEKTLTNSFAEISSVSAKIAKGDFTFQVEEVGGMNDLSRTFNSMVDKLRKILQETSDITRQVMSSSSNISIKNQELIQVMNQVSLSSNELAVGANEISEDVAEMTHSIGEIEEKVSNYTHSTQEMNTRSIETLGLVEQGRDSVAKQSAGMQRNIDATAKVSESIDALAKSARGITQITETISELADQTNLLSLNASIEAARAGEHGAGFAVVAQEVRKLAEESTSSTREVFNLVRSIESDVKHATQNIKINEEVVRQQTEMIREAELVFMEIVNSVQYISEQISAFSKESESMLESAKSISSAIQNISAITQQSAAGTEQVSASMNEGISSIQKMAEEAEAMNNAVFRLQKTINIFKF
- a CDS encoding histidine phosphatase family protein; amino-acid sequence: MTTIYFVRHAESPFIDGKERSRGLSAEGSLAAVRVKELLLGEGIDAITSSPYQRARDTVQPLADALGLPIAEQEDLRERKVGDFQGHSFLDAKKMLFQDQTTSFPGGESSKIAQSRAVQVLEEILNAHIGKRVVIGTHGDIMTLMLQHYDQRFDYHFWQGMTLPDIYRVEFEEGRLVNIARLWSEQ
- a CDS encoding sporulation protein YjcZ, which produces MSGVYGGGGWNNSVGIILVLFILLVIILSAWV
- a CDS encoding iron chelate uptake ABC transporter family permease subunit, whose amino-acid sequence is MTYKAKLGLLAAAAIILVAVFLFIDLGGNWDYALPRRIKKVLAIILTGGAIALSTTVFQTVTNNRILTPSVMGLDSLYVLIQTTVIFVFGSFTLYKLGSNVNFLINVGGMILFAGVLYKILFKREGNNIYFLLLIGMIFGTLFSSMSSFMEVLIDPNEFQFVADKMFASFNNVKTELLVLSVIVVVLTLLYFARFAKYLNVLALGREQAINLGVNYDYVVKRLLIVVAVLISVATALVGPITFLGLLVVNVAYEVMKTYRHSYLIAASILISIIALVGGQLVVERVFTFSTTLSVIINFIGGVYFIYLLLKESKA
- a CDS encoding nucleotidyltransferase domain-containing protein, encoding MRMEPVEAAERIIQYDYPDCLLAVLGGSASRGEYNEQSDLDIIVIERDGHDFSRKTIEAHGWIAEIFILSLSSYREYFDEGVIAANPSLQRMVVEGTVLHALPEGEEVQAEARSDLNYGPMPLMLTDINEYRYMLTEYLLDLQSPRRDAEKWFTVHKIAAILCDFVLRVNREWTGEGKTLFRLFNRYDSILGERLEAALTAMYRQDDPSVLMAFTEEMLHPYGGKLLIGYDE
- a CDS encoding nitroreductase family protein gives rise to the protein MSKDFSTALKSRRSYYGISKESVISDERIQEIVNEAVKYTPSSFNSQSARVVVLLGEQHDKLWNITEGILKEVVGDEEAFKSTADKMGAFRAGYGTVLFFEDNNVIAGLQQNFAAYADNFPIWSNQSNGMLQFVVWTSLEAEGLGASLQHYNPLIDEKVKSEWNIPESWKLLAQMPFGKPVAEPGEKEFAPLEDRVKVYN